The following proteins come from a genomic window of Solwaraspora sp. WMMA2065:
- a CDS encoding PD-(D/E)XK motif protein — protein sequence MTDVQRHLSGDSFAKYIATGLRLDHPIQGKPRVILFFDPERHRIGLRAPAHRNEEGLSTGLEHLRMSIVHYSGRRMVEVAVTEPRLFLDAYPVLCGIADRSQLDGMTVSQAMQVTLRRLGHLIRSEQTLTREVETGLLGELALLAGLANTMSPDAAISAWRRGTEEHDFGLSEFDVEVKSTTSESRTHRVSSLTQLQPTANRPLWLLSLQITEAGTAGVTVAQLIAKVRSSFTTVANREDFDLRVRTAGWRHRYEHGSLQRWRLRNEPATFQVAGDFPRLTPTLLATAGADLQAITNVSYRVDLTGRSRDQAPSLLDCAVKAGELELQ from the coding sequence ATGACTGACGTGCAGCGCCATCTCAGCGGCGACAGTTTCGCTAAATACATCGCCACCGGCCTGAGGCTTGATCACCCGATTCAGGGTAAGCCTCGGGTGATCCTCTTCTTTGATCCTGAACGTCACCGAATCGGTCTGCGGGCGCCGGCTCACAGGAACGAGGAAGGCCTCAGCACGGGTCTAGAGCACCTAAGAATGTCGATCGTGCACTACAGTGGCCGTCGAATGGTAGAGGTTGCCGTAACTGAGCCGCGGCTCTTTCTCGATGCGTACCCAGTTCTCTGCGGCATCGCAGATCGATCACAGCTGGACGGGATGACCGTTAGCCAAGCCATGCAGGTGACGCTACGACGACTAGGCCACCTGATCCGATCCGAGCAAACGCTGACCCGTGAGGTGGAGACCGGACTGCTCGGCGAACTCGCTCTACTCGCCGGACTAGCGAACACGATGAGTCCGGATGCGGCAATCTCTGCTTGGCGTAGAGGCACCGAGGAACACGACTTCGGCCTTTCGGAATTTGATGTTGAGGTAAAAAGCACAACGTCCGAGAGTCGCACACACCGCGTCTCGTCACTCACTCAGTTACAGCCTACCGCAAACCGTCCTCTATGGCTGCTCTCGTTGCAGATTACGGAGGCCGGAACAGCCGGCGTCACGGTGGCCCAACTTATCGCAAAGGTCCGCAGCAGTTTTACCACCGTAGCAAACCGGGAAGACTTCGATTTACGCGTCCGTACGGCAGGCTGGCGACATCGTTATGAACATGGTTCGCTACAACGCTGGCGCCTACGTAACGAACCTGCGACGTTCCAAGTCGCAGGAGACTTCCCTCGACTCACTCCCACACTCCTCGCAACCGCTGGCGCCGACCTACAAGCGATCACCAATGTAAGTTACCGCGTTGACCTCACCGGCAGGTCTAGGGACCAAGCGCCAAGTCTACTGGATTGTGCCGTAAAGGCAGGAGAACTGGAGCTTCAATGA
- a CDS encoding DNA cytosine methyltransferase: MELFAGGGGLAMAVHGAGFRPLLVNEMVRYACDTLKLNAATTRGEVEWLPTRQDQWPLVEGDVREVDFGYLWDRVDLLAGGPPCQPFSLGGVAKGDEDKRNMFPEMFRAIREIQPKAVICENVRGLLRPSFRPYFDYIERELQLPFEERDETASWQEHDEILRRRLGETPSDPKRRYQVRTFPVNAADYGVPQIRNRIILVAFRSDLGVDLDRFEYSVRPTHSESALARTMLDGTYWDRHPRVPSHVRRRVMSRLSGAITIADGTLPWRTLRDAIAGTDGQPPLPSVPWDRLDRQEHLLGGVTDHIGWPGARIYAGHTPNELDRPAKTVKAGVHGVPGGESVMLTDDLDPSADAYRHRYMTVRETARVMTFPDDWKLAGPRGEQMRQLGNAVPVVLGEFFARKIADALDEADQQP, from the coding sequence GTGGAGCTCTTCGCTGGCGGCGGCGGTCTAGCCATGGCCGTCCACGGAGCGGGCTTCCGCCCCCTACTGGTCAACGAGATGGTCCGGTACGCCTGTGACACGTTGAAGCTCAACGCCGCCACGACGCGCGGTGAGGTTGAGTGGCTCCCGACGCGCCAGGACCAGTGGCCGCTGGTCGAGGGTGACGTACGCGAGGTCGACTTCGGCTACCTGTGGGATCGCGTCGACCTCCTCGCGGGAGGTCCTCCCTGCCAGCCCTTCAGCCTGGGCGGCGTCGCCAAGGGCGACGAGGACAAACGCAACATGTTCCCGGAGATGTTCCGCGCGATCCGGGAAATCCAGCCCAAAGCCGTGATCTGCGAGAACGTACGCGGGCTACTCCGTCCGTCGTTCCGTCCGTACTTCGACTACATCGAACGGGAGCTGCAGCTCCCGTTCGAGGAACGCGACGAGACCGCGTCCTGGCAGGAGCACGACGAGATCCTCCGTCGCCGACTCGGCGAGACACCTTCCGACCCGAAGCGGCGCTACCAGGTGCGAACCTTCCCGGTAAACGCCGCCGACTACGGAGTGCCACAAATCCGCAACAGGATCATCCTGGTGGCCTTCAGGTCCGATCTCGGGGTCGACCTCGACCGCTTCGAGTATTCGGTCAGACCGACGCATTCGGAGTCGGCCCTGGCGCGGACGATGCTGGATGGGACCTACTGGGATCGGCATCCAAGAGTGCCCAGCCATGTCCGCCGGCGCGTCATGTCGCGGCTGTCCGGTGCGATCACCATCGCTGACGGCACTCTCCCCTGGCGCACGCTACGCGACGCGATCGCTGGCACCGATGGCCAGCCGCCCCTACCTTCGGTGCCCTGGGATCGACTCGACCGACAGGAACATCTGCTGGGGGGGGTCACCGACCACATCGGCTGGCCCGGTGCGCGAATCTACGCCGGCCACACGCCGAACGAGCTCGACCGGCCGGCGAAGACCGTCAAGGCTGGCGTGCACGGTGTACCCGGTGGGGAGTCCGTCATGCTCACAGACGATCTAGACCCCTCGGCGGACGCCTACCGACACCGATACATGACCGTACGAGAGACAGCTCGGGTGATGACGTTCCCCGACGACTGGAAGCTCGCTGGGCCTCGCGGTGAGCAGATGCGACAGCTCGGCAACGCCGTCCCCGTGGTTCTCGGCGAGTTCTTCGCCCGCAAGATTGCCGACGCGCTTGACGAGGCCGACCAGCAGCCATGA
- a CDS encoding ATP-binding protein, with amino-acid sequence MTWTSEVPTDGTVELRPDPRALDSLGRNHSLETALADLVDNSIDAGARNVLIRFIRSGAQLIGLYVVDDGRGLTPGQIDSAMTIGGRRTYRDGDLGRFGIGLKAASFSQAASLTVLSRAAGHPAVGRRWLREGSTSFLCDIVPTDFAAAELDRRWVFSTTPSGTVIRWDRVHGFPATSDDSRVTTFLTRSINHIRGHLGLTFHRLLGTEQRRILIDVEDVNDTAGSSAEVAPIDPFGYPRPAPGWPRTLTAETNGTRLNLVCHIWPRRSNEPEYRLPGGAENRQGLYFYRRDRLLHAGGWEGIHATDKKLQLARASIDIDGDVAGLASMNPEKSRVTVGPDFARAITAAKAPDGTTITDYLQAAESVWSTTNRRATAQRSAVLPPGKGLHPKVAREIVDELPQLNESPLNIIWARFDNESFFEVDRANSTLRLNNRYRTAVLGGRRGGLNDAPLLKSIIFLLMENLFQGSHLGARDRDNIELWQQILTIAAMAELDTYTRQA; translated from the coding sequence ATGACTTGGACCAGTGAAGTCCCAACGGATGGAACGGTCGAGCTTCGGCCCGACCCTCGCGCTTTGGACTCACTGGGGCGCAACCACTCACTCGAGACCGCATTGGCAGACCTGGTAGACAATAGTATCGACGCCGGAGCACGCAACGTCTTAATTCGCTTCATCCGAAGCGGAGCGCAACTGATCGGCCTATACGTCGTGGACGACGGCCGTGGATTAACCCCGGGCCAGATCGATTCTGCGATGACGATAGGCGGTCGACGCACCTACCGTGACGGCGACCTAGGCCGGTTCGGAATCGGGCTCAAGGCCGCCTCGTTCAGCCAAGCTGCGAGCCTGACCGTCCTTAGCCGTGCCGCCGGACATCCTGCCGTTGGTAGACGTTGGTTACGAGAGGGCAGCACGAGCTTTCTGTGCGATATCGTGCCGACGGACTTCGCCGCAGCCGAGCTTGACCGTCGTTGGGTCTTCAGCACGACACCATCGGGTACAGTTATCCGATGGGACCGAGTGCACGGATTTCCAGCAACGAGCGACGACAGCAGGGTCACCACATTTTTAACACGTTCCATCAACCATATCCGCGGCCACTTGGGATTAACGTTTCACCGCCTACTTGGCACAGAACAAAGAAGGATATTAATTGACGTCGAAGACGTCAATGATACGGCCGGAAGCTCAGCGGAGGTCGCACCAATCGACCCATTCGGCTATCCTAGGCCCGCTCCGGGGTGGCCTCGCACGCTTACTGCCGAAACAAACGGCACGCGCCTCAATCTAGTGTGTCACATCTGGCCCCGAAGGTCGAATGAGCCGGAATACAGGCTTCCTGGAGGGGCGGAAAATAGACAAGGTCTATATTTCTACCGGCGAGACCGACTTCTTCACGCCGGCGGCTGGGAGGGGATACATGCTACCGACAAGAAGCTGCAGCTTGCCCGGGCAAGTATTGATATTGACGGAGACGTCGCCGGTCTAGCTTCCATGAATCCCGAGAAGTCCCGGGTAACCGTAGGTCCAGACTTCGCTCGGGCTATAACTGCGGCCAAGGCGCCCGACGGAACTACAATCACCGACTATCTACAGGCCGCAGAATCAGTTTGGTCTACTACTAACCGACGAGCTACGGCCCAACGTAGCGCGGTCCTCCCTCCCGGCAAAGGGCTCCATCCTAAAGTCGCTCGCGAGATCGTCGACGAGCTACCACAATTGAATGAATCGCCACTCAATATAATTTGGGCGAGATTCGATAATGAGAGTTTCTTCGAAGTAGATCGTGCCAACAGCACATTGCGGCTTAACAACCGCTACCGGACCGCAGTCCTCGGCGGACGTCGCGGCGGACTAAATGATGCACCATTACTGAAAAGCATTATTTTCCTATTAATGGAAAACCTGTTCCAAGGCTCACACCTCGGGGCGCGCGACCGAGACAATATCGAGCTCTGGCAGCAAATTCTCACCATCGCCGCCATGGCTGAGCTCGACACGTATACGAGGCAAGCATGA
- a CDS encoding DUF4259 domain-containing protein: MATWQVGPFDNDEAVEWCAALEDADPDQRAELTRVALAEVTSPVGVGSAEDAARAIAAAAVVLQALTGKPVSTSAYSPRFLEGQECIQASPELRDVAARALDAALAPGSAWRLQWHDDVEEEEAIAVVEQLRRGLGSEVY; encoded by the coding sequence ATGGCGACCTGGCAGGTAGGCCCGTTCGACAACGATGAAGCGGTGGAGTGGTGCGCCGCCCTGGAGGACGCCGATCCTGATCAGCGTGCCGAGCTGACGCGCGTGGCACTCGCAGAGGTGACGTCGCCCGTCGGAGTCGGCTCCGCAGAGGACGCGGCTCGCGCCATCGCGGCCGCAGCTGTGGTCCTCCAGGCGCTCACCGGCAAGCCGGTCTCCACGTCGGCGTACAGCCCTCGGTTCCTGGAAGGGCAGGAGTGCATCCAGGCCAGCCCTGAGCTGCGGGACGTAGCCGCGCGCGCACTCGACGCCGCTCTCGCTCCCGGATCCGCCTGGCGCCTACAGTGGCATGACGACGTCGAGGAGGAGGAAGCGATCGCGGTAGTAGAGCAGCTTCGACGCGGCTTGGGCTCCGAGGTCTACTAA
- a CDS encoding Eco29kI family restriction endonuclease: MPLPKNRNNRSQSIVKQLAALVDELETATPPDRVNIRNSLREALAAEVARLELAVSRLDPTLRPSSIFDPSAPETTGRVVALTTIAQPRHPLTKLRPFYGAGVYALYYKGSFDAYSGLANTEQPIYVGKADPKSAEAKNAVEQGTSLFDRLNEHRKSIEKATSTLRAEDFSCRFLIVQTGYQRAAEQYLINFFKPIWNSEMRICFGIGKHGDSSKTRANKRSPWDTLHPGRRWADSLVDDQKSESQIRSEITEHLSRLPPHRTLESILADFLDDLGQIAQGSFTTATDDEMPVEDESALEADQDRPRLSP, from the coding sequence GTGCCACTTCCAAAGAATCGCAACAACCGCAGCCAAAGCATAGTCAAGCAACTCGCGGCGCTGGTCGACGAGCTGGAGACTGCTACCCCTCCGGACAGGGTCAACATTCGGAACTCGCTGCGCGAGGCCCTGGCGGCGGAGGTGGCTCGCCTCGAACTTGCCGTCAGCCGCCTTGACCCGACCCTGCGGCCGAGTAGCATCTTCGACCCCAGCGCGCCGGAGACGACCGGCCGTGTTGTGGCGCTCACGACGATTGCCCAGCCCCGCCACCCCTTGACCAAGCTCCGGCCCTTTTACGGCGCCGGTGTCTATGCGCTCTATTACAAGGGGTCCTTCGACGCGTATTCTGGTCTCGCCAATACCGAACAGCCGATCTACGTCGGCAAAGCTGATCCAAAAAGCGCCGAGGCAAAGAACGCCGTCGAGCAAGGGACGAGTTTATTCGACCGGCTTAACGAACATCGGAAGAGCATCGAAAAAGCAACTTCAACCCTGCGAGCCGAGGACTTTTCCTGTCGATTTTTGATCGTTCAGACGGGTTACCAGCGCGCAGCCGAGCAGTATCTGATCAACTTTTTCAAGCCGATCTGGAATAGCGAAATGAGGATCTGCTTCGGAATCGGCAAGCACGGGGACAGTTCGAAAACTCGGGCAAACAAGCGGTCGCCGTGGGACACCCTCCACCCTGGCAGGCGCTGGGCTGACAGCCTGGTTGATGATCAAAAGTCGGAGAGCCAGATCAGGAGCGAAATTACTGAACATCTATCGCGACTGCCGCCGCATCGGACGCTTGAGTCGATCCTTGCGGACTTTTTGGATGATCTTGGTCAGATCGCACAGGGTAGCTTCACGACCGCTACGGATGACGAAATGCCTGTCGAAGATGAGTCTGCGCTTGAGGCTGATCAGGATCGTCCCAGACTCTCACCCTAA
- a CDS encoding Z1 domain-containing protein, with protein MAALLGDGNLADGTALLAHLQNAGPEDALRHQFAHVLGGWDQAATDATWAAGTSPGTAERRSAILDSLNLDTATRKLFADRFPYGANIAPIVIADDWEEWRTEQRRHEHDFYWPHYRKFLLDKGWHSGAVTGLDLATEEVVRRLSDPTRGKAYQAKGLVVGYVQSGKTANFTGVIAKAVDAGYRLVLVLTGTTNMLRAQTQRRLDIELLGRENLELEISAHDTHGHEYQDDPDWLGNRFIRHGSRPSDAGFPDIRRLSTHAWDYRRLRQGFSALEYHRHDRSRRLFEPVNLFTSDARLIVAKKNKNILEDLVADLGRISDRLGEVPVLIIDDESDQASINTTSPKKWKADSRERTAINRLIGKLLQMMPRAQYVGYTATPYANVFVDPSDVEDIFPRDFLVSLPRPVGYMGAEDFHDFDADPLSDNRGSSDSQERRHVRLLSEEPDDGELRAALDMYVLTGAVKLHRQRLGQASYRHHTMLVHEAMGRDTHREAAATINFLWNSGDYHGPSGLRRLRRLYETDILPVSQHSAPQLATPTNFDSLRADVSAAVGKISPPDRDAGPVIVVNSDPELERQQESLDFDRRPIWRILVGGNKLARGFTVEGLTVTYYRRTTAQVDTLMQMGRWFGFRPHYRDLVRLYTTEELHSMFAAACRDEEFLRTELRRYAQPIDGKAQITPRQIPPLIAQHRPDLRPTGRNKMWNARLVERSSPGEPMEPVAYPHPAGRNARITLDNNKLWSPVLASAISLEEFKTVRVSSVNGAPLVQETGTYFDSKVAEVEHAEMLSILSSLHWSSPDTFQPELAWLSNLRTDQLNRWIVIFPFQTSNRGIVQDVMSHGPFSIFKRAWTPSKGSLRAVSESRHRNAANRIAGISTPVPDPAADSLNKPGTGALIMYPSVEDTSRYVDKPAPDDQITLAFHLVTPMSTMPLNGKLIKWQTRSSRDPMAVVVDA; from the coding sequence TTGGCTGCGTTGCTGGGTGATGGCAACTTGGCGGACGGTACGGCGCTGCTTGCTCACCTTCAGAATGCAGGTCCGGAGGACGCACTTCGCCACCAATTCGCACATGTTCTCGGAGGCTGGGACCAAGCCGCCACCGACGCAACTTGGGCGGCGGGAACTTCTCCCGGCACAGCGGAACGCCGCAGCGCCATCCTTGATTCACTCAATCTGGACACCGCTACTCGGAAGCTCTTCGCCGACCGTTTCCCATACGGTGCCAATATTGCACCAATTGTCATCGCAGATGATTGGGAGGAATGGCGAACCGAGCAGCGGCGCCACGAACATGATTTCTATTGGCCCCACTATCGAAAGTTTCTGCTCGACAAAGGTTGGCATTCGGGGGCGGTGACTGGGCTCGATCTTGCAACCGAGGAGGTAGTACGCCGGCTGTCGGACCCAACTCGAGGCAAAGCATACCAGGCAAAAGGGCTAGTAGTAGGCTATGTCCAGAGCGGCAAGACTGCCAACTTCACTGGGGTTATAGCGAAGGCTGTCGACGCTGGATACCGTTTGGTCCTAGTACTGACAGGGACTACAAATATGCTACGCGCCCAGACGCAGCGCCGCTTGGACATTGAGCTACTAGGGCGCGAGAATCTCGAACTCGAGATATCAGCTCACGATACGCATGGTCACGAATATCAGGACGATCCTGATTGGCTCGGAAATCGCTTTATACGTCACGGCAGCCGCCCTTCCGACGCAGGATTTCCGGATATCCGACGGCTCAGCACTCATGCTTGGGATTATCGCCGCTTAAGGCAGGGGTTCTCCGCGCTTGAATACCACCGTCATGACCGCTCAAGGCGACTTTTCGAGCCGGTGAACCTGTTCACCAGCGACGCCCGCCTGATCGTTGCGAAAAAGAACAAGAACATCCTTGAGGATCTCGTAGCGGACCTAGGCAGGATCAGTGATCGTCTCGGTGAGGTTCCGGTGCTCATAATCGATGACGAGTCGGATCAAGCCTCGATCAATACCACCAGTCCGAAGAAGTGGAAAGCTGACAGCCGTGAACGCACTGCCATCAATCGACTAATTGGCAAACTACTGCAGATGATGCCCCGCGCACAATACGTCGGCTATACAGCAACCCCTTACGCAAATGTCTTCGTAGACCCGTCCGACGTCGAGGACATCTTTCCCCGAGACTTCCTAGTCTCGCTCCCACGCCCGGTTGGATACATGGGCGCTGAGGACTTCCACGATTTCGATGCGGATCCCCTATCTGATAATCGCGGATCTTCCGATTCTCAGGAACGCCGCCACGTGCGTCTACTCAGCGAAGAACCGGATGACGGCGAGCTTCGCGCCGCGCTGGACATGTACGTACTGACGGGCGCCGTGAAGTTGCACCGCCAGCGGCTGGGGCAGGCAAGCTACCGCCACCACACCATGCTCGTCCACGAAGCCATGGGACGTGACACGCATAGGGAGGCAGCGGCGACGATTAACTTCTTGTGGAATAGCGGCGACTACCATGGTCCGTCGGGCTTGCGTCGCCTTCGCCGCCTGTACGAAACCGACATACTCCCTGTCAGCCAGCATTCCGCACCACAATTGGCTACGCCGACCAATTTCGACAGTCTACGGGCTGACGTCAGTGCAGCAGTCGGCAAGATCAGTCCTCCCGATCGGGATGCCGGCCCAGTTATCGTCGTTAACAGTGATCCCGAACTCGAACGCCAACAAGAAAGCCTTGACTTTGACCGTCGACCAATTTGGCGCATTCTTGTCGGTGGCAATAAGCTTGCCCGTGGGTTTACCGTCGAAGGCCTTACTGTGACGTACTATCGGCGCACGACAGCCCAGGTCGACACATTGATGCAGATGGGCCGGTGGTTCGGTTTTCGACCGCATTATCGAGATCTGGTTCGTCTTTACACGACGGAAGAACTACACAGCATGTTTGCTGCAGCGTGTCGAGACGAGGAGTTTTTGCGTACTGAGCTCCGACGGTACGCCCAGCCTATTGACGGCAAGGCACAGATTACCCCACGACAGATACCACCGCTGATCGCCCAACATCGCCCCGATCTACGTCCCACCGGCCGTAACAAGATGTGGAACGCTCGACTCGTGGAGCGCAGTTCCCCAGGCGAGCCCATGGAGCCTGTCGCTTACCCTCACCCCGCCGGCAGAAACGCACGTATAACACTGGACAACAACAAGCTCTGGAGTCCCGTACTGGCCAGCGCCATCAGTCTTGAGGAGTTCAAGACGGTTAGGGTATCCAGTGTTAATGGTGCGCCTTTGGTGCAGGAAACTGGTACCTACTTTGATTCTAAGGTAGCCGAGGTCGAGCACGCCGAGATGCTCAGCATTCTGAGTTCACTCCATTGGAGCAGTCCAGATACCTTCCAACCCGAACTCGCCTGGCTCAGCAACCTCCGTACCGACCAGCTCAACCGATGGATAGTCATTTTCCCATTCCAGACGTCGAACCGTGGGATCGTCCAAGATGTCATGAGTCACGGTCCGTTCAGCATATTTAAACGCGCATGGACGCCGTCCAAAGGCTCGTTGAGAGCCGTTAGTGAGTCACGCCATCGCAATGCCGCCAATCGAATTGCCGGGATATCCACACCGGTCCCCGACCCAGCGGCAGATTCACTCAACAAGCCGGGCACAGGCGCACTGATCATGTATCCGTCCGTGGAGGACACAAGTCGTTATGTCGACAAGCCCGCCCCGGATGACCAGATAACGCTTGCGTTTCATCTTGTGACTCCCATGAGCACCATGCCATTGAATGGCAAGTTGATCAAGTGGCAGACTCGCAGCAGCAGAGACCCAATGGCAGTGGTAGTAGACGCATAA
- a CDS encoding AIPR family protein: MRESDVDTYAYNLLEEVRALAETNDSDPQEAFASVMLEQLAGDGLTEDPAVVRFRDHGVEVSGFGVTSDNRSLDLFITNYSPRADHAHKINRTEIEAAFRRLENFVSRSLSGALARKDPSSEVTGLIRRVVESYPRVDRVRFLLITNARSVTKDPIVPIQLHGRAVTREVWDLRRLANWTTSGSRAEPIIAEFPAGLPCLGTPNTTDDYSVLLTIVPGVDLAELYARHGARLLELNVRSFLQVRGAVNAGIQRTLREYPERFLAYNNGIAATASAVDFDEGGPDQQRRIRRIYDLQIVNGGQTTASIHHARRTTDISSVLVQMKLTVVSPERLDEIVPRISAYSNTQNKVTASDLKANSGFHVDVERIMRTLWAPPGPTHDNDTHWFYERARGQYANALAAESTRSRQKIFKEINPASQKITKSELAKYEASWAMLPQQVCLGAEKNFTLFSEWIDQRQPLVDKDYCQRLVAKAILFRQADRLVARQNFGGYKANIVAYTVAKIAHATGSRVDLDRVWREQAITPALTESLTEISILVQKIITSPPGSSTHVGEWTKKDECWEAVRDIDWVPPPTLNAELTPLDSYTDDVRALRDSQAGDWQDLAAWGASTGTFDDQQRAAVRDVAHALAQGNIPAGKQLRAASRLMGLALDGGFRPSQPPNRSSEAARRA; this comes from the coding sequence ATGCGTGAGTCGGACGTCGATACCTACGCCTACAACCTCCTCGAGGAGGTAAGGGCACTAGCGGAGACGAACGACTCCGATCCACAGGAGGCGTTTGCCAGCGTGATGCTCGAGCAGCTCGCCGGAGATGGGCTGACCGAGGATCCGGCAGTCGTACGATTTAGGGACCACGGCGTAGAGGTGAGCGGCTTCGGCGTGACATCGGATAACCGCAGCCTAGATCTCTTTATTACGAACTACAGCCCGAGAGCTGACCATGCCCACAAGATCAATCGCACTGAGATCGAGGCCGCCTTCCGGAGACTCGAGAACTTCGTCTCGCGCAGCCTGTCAGGAGCGCTTGCCAGGAAGGATCCCTCCTCGGAGGTTACTGGGCTGATCCGCCGCGTGGTAGAGAGCTACCCAAGGGTCGATCGGGTTCGGTTCTTACTCATCACTAATGCCCGGAGCGTCACGAAGGATCCGATCGTTCCGATACAGCTCCATGGCCGAGCTGTCACGCGTGAGGTCTGGGATCTCCGCCGGTTGGCGAACTGGACCACATCTGGCAGCCGCGCAGAGCCCATCATTGCCGAGTTTCCGGCAGGCCTACCATGCCTCGGCACACCGAACACAACGGACGACTACTCGGTTCTCCTTACAATCGTCCCCGGAGTCGACCTGGCCGAGCTTTACGCACGCCATGGCGCTCGACTGCTTGAACTGAACGTTCGCTCTTTCCTGCAGGTACGTGGCGCTGTGAACGCAGGAATTCAACGCACCTTGCGAGAATATCCCGAACGCTTCCTGGCCTACAACAATGGCATCGCAGCAACAGCCTCTGCCGTGGACTTCGACGAAGGCGGCCCCGATCAGCAGCGAAGAATTCGCCGCATTTACGATCTCCAGATCGTAAATGGAGGACAGACAACAGCATCCATTCACCACGCGCGTCGCACGACCGATATAAGTTCGGTGCTAGTGCAAATGAAGCTAACCGTGGTGTCGCCTGAGCGGCTTGACGAGATCGTTCCACGAATTTCCGCTTACTCGAACACCCAGAACAAGGTAACCGCATCTGACCTTAAGGCAAATTCCGGCTTCCACGTCGATGTCGAACGGATCATGCGGACACTGTGGGCACCACCAGGACCCACCCACGACAACGATACCCACTGGTTCTATGAACGCGCCAGAGGCCAATACGCGAACGCCCTGGCAGCCGAATCGACTAGATCTCGCCAGAAGATATTCAAGGAAATTAATCCCGCAAGTCAGAAAATTACTAAATCTGAGTTGGCAAAATACGAAGCATCGTGGGCAATGCTTCCCCAGCAGGTATGCCTAGGGGCAGAGAAAAACTTCACACTGTTCTCCGAATGGATCGATCAACGGCAACCACTTGTAGATAAGGATTACTGTCAACGCCTCGTCGCCAAGGCCATCCTCTTTCGACAAGCAGATCGGCTTGTAGCCCGACAGAACTTCGGCGGGTACAAAGCAAACATCGTTGCGTACACTGTCGCAAAGATCGCCCATGCCACTGGATCAAGAGTAGACCTCGACCGAGTCTGGCGCGAACAAGCAATAACCCCAGCTCTCACTGAGAGCTTAACTGAGATCTCCATCCTCGTTCAGAAGATAATCACATCTCCTCCTGGCAGTAGCACACACGTTGGCGAATGGACAAAAAAGGACGAGTGTTGGGAGGCTGTTCGCGACATCGACTGGGTTCCACCCCCAACGCTCAATGCCGAACTCACGCCGCTGGACAGCTATACCGACGACGTCAGGGCACTGCGCGACTCACAAGCTGGCGACTGGCAGGACCTAGCAGCCTGGGGCGCGAGTACAGGCACCTTTGATGACCAGCAGCGAGCGGCGGTCCGTGACGTCGCTCATGCCCTAGCACAGGGCAATATCCCTGCAGGGAAACAGTTGCGCGCAGCTTCCCGACTTATGGGGCTCGCCCTAGATGGAGGGTTTCGGCCTAGCCAACCACCCAACCGCAGCAGCGAAGCCGCGAGGAGAGCATAA
- a CDS encoding very short patch repair endonuclease: MTEDLQQSDHRWADKLPSARAWKGRKGRSRQSVVAEQDRAAGGHDRRWVDLDDGRWARASVELKLLPKSRRIRAYLRWSDRGKSPARYLGEVSHATRAENLAEGWRLAWSRELLAVKETASDTSWASSPAVQAIMRANKGRDTRPERKVRSLLHKAGLRYRVNFRPVPSVRRTADIAFPRVRVAVFIDGCFWHGCPDHHRPSQRNAQFWREKIEGNRVRDRETDRILAEAGWTAIRVWEHEDPSEAADRVMAAVARLG, encoded by the coding sequence ATGACCGAGGATCTCCAACAGTCCGATCATCGTTGGGCCGACAAGCTCCCGAGCGCACGTGCGTGGAAGGGCCGAAAGGGTCGGAGTCGGCAGTCGGTCGTCGCCGAGCAGGATCGCGCCGCCGGCGGACACGACCGGCGATGGGTGGATCTTGACGACGGGCGCTGGGCCCGCGCGTCGGTGGAGCTCAAGCTGCTGCCCAAATCCAGGCGCATCCGTGCGTATCTCCGTTGGTCCGACCGCGGCAAGTCTCCCGCCCGCTACCTGGGCGAGGTCAGTCACGCCACCAGGGCAGAAAACCTCGCCGAGGGTTGGCGGCTCGCCTGGTCGCGTGAGCTGCTAGCGGTGAAGGAGACCGCAAGCGACACGTCCTGGGCGTCCAGCCCAGCCGTCCAGGCGATCATGCGGGCCAACAAGGGACGTGACACCCGCCCCGAGAGGAAGGTTCGCTCACTCCTTCACAAGGCTGGCCTGCGGTACCGGGTCAACTTCCGGCCTGTCCCATCGGTCCGCCGCACTGCCGACATCGCGTTCCCACGAGTCCGCGTCGCCGTGTTCATCGACGGCTGCTTCTGGCACGGTTGCCCCGATCACCACCGGCCATCACAGCGCAACGCTCAGTTCTGGCGGGAGAAGATCGAGGGCAACCGGGTACGCGATCGAGAAACCGACCGAATCCTTGCCGAAGCTGGCTGGACGGCAATTCGCGTCTGGGAACACGAGGACCCGAGCGAGGCCGCCGACCGAGTCATGGCCGCTGTGGCACGGTTAGGGTGA